The proteins below are encoded in one region of Hordeum vulgare subsp. vulgare chromosome 3H, MorexV3_pseudomolecules_assembly, whole genome shotgun sequence:
- the LOC123441324 gene encoding calcium-transporting ATPase 7, plasma membrane-type-like → MYMPHEDEGHSHAEADADAAAVSSSIRGLVKDKCHDCFRRLGGSTGIAAKLTSHPKRGIRDEDMTLSWRKKEFGDNTCPKPRPRTFFRHVLDALGHVSVVALLASAAVSLGLGIMEHGVKDGWYDGATIFLAAFVVFGVTAVISHAQAKRDHKLATESANLVVTVVRAARRQEISVFDVVVGDVLILKTGDVVPADGVFLDGHGFQVDESSLTGHPGPIDIDAGTNPFLASGVKVVNGHGSMLVTAVGTNTTAWSILSTLKLNTRPAPLEERLESLISTIGKATVAVALVAFTVLLVRHFTNSSTGKPLLIEKGVPIAVSLMATFAMKMMVKDKALVHSLSASVTVICTDMTGMLTLNRMEVTEFWVGTARPRTPTAISSSVVGLLCQGVGLNTTGSVYKPDNVSQPEISGSPVEKALLSWATADLSMDAAALKRSCKVVHVEAFNSDEKPSPSRAIIRDKATRLLVAHWKGGAEVLLAMCSMYMDTDATVRELGVEQRNKLEKVIRDMVASGLRCLGFAYKKVDDTEQSKVHHLEELTLLGIVGLKDTCRPEVNATIEDCTKASMAVKMLTGDNILMALTIAKECGIISSNDPDGVVIEGHQFRAMSVTRQLQMVDKIRVMASSRPQDKLLLVKRLKHKGHVVAVTAGEGINDAAALKEADVVLCMDVHGTDVSTDTIFLNGKFDVVVKATRWGRCAYHNFQKFIQFHIIVNAVAIIVNFMSAVTMGNVPLTTVQIMWVNLVMGVMSTLALSTDKPTDALMESPPISRTTRLINNAMCYIMAAQAMFQIAVLLGLQFLGNDDQASATMIFNVFMLFQVFNEFNMRDNVLAGVLKNRMFLLIVALALVLQVVTVEVLTKFVGTTKLGLGQWGVCLAIATVSWPVGWAVKFIPVPVRSS, encoded by the coding sequence ATGTACATGCCCCACGAGGACGAAGGTCACTCTCACGCTGAAGCTGATGCTGATGCTGCTGCAGTCTCCTCCTCCATCaggggcctcgtcaaggataagTGCCATGACTGCTTTCGCCGCCTCGGCGGAAGCACCGGCATCGCGGCCAAGCTCACTTCCCACCCGAAGCGGGGCATCAGGGACGAGGACATGACGTTGAGCTGGCGCAAGAAGGAGTTCGGCGACAATACGTGCCCCAAGcccaggcccaggaccttcttccGCCACGTCTTGGACGCGCTCGGCCACGTCTCCGTCGTCGCGCTACTCGCCAGTGCCGCCGTCTCCCTCGGCTTAGGCATCATGGAGCATGGCGTCAAGGACGGGTGGTACGACGGTGCCACCATCTTCCTCGCCGCATTCGTCGTCTTCGGCGTCACCGCGGTCATCAGCCACGCCCAGGCCAAGAGGGACCACAAGCTCGCCACCGAGTCCGCCAACCTTGTCGTCACCGTCGTCCGCGCCGCCAGGAGACAGGAGATCTCCGTATTTGACGTCGTCGTCGGCGACGTGCTCATACTCAAGACCGGCGACGTCGTTCCAGCGGACGGGGTGTTCCTAGACGGCCACGGCTTCCAGGTGGACGAGTCGAGTTTGACGGGACATCCCGGCCCTATCGACATCGACGCCGGGACgaaccccttcctcgcctccggcgTGAAGGTCGTCAACGGCCACGGCTCCATGCTCGTCACCGCCGTCGGCACCAACACCACGGCTTGGAGCATCCTCTCAACGTTGAAATTGAACACTCGCCCGGCGCCGCTAGAGGAGCGCCTCGAGAGTCTCATTTCAACCATCGGCAAGGCTACCGTCGCCGTCGCGCTTGTCGCCTTCACCGTGCTCCTCGTTCGCCATTTCACCAACAGTAGCACGGGAAAGCCGCTGTTGATTGAAAAGGGCGTGCCGATTGCGGTGTCTCTCATGGCCACCTTTgccatgaagatgatggtgaaGGATAAGGCGCTGGTGCACAGTTTGTCGGCGTCGGTCACGGTCATCTGCACCGACATGACCGGAATGCTCACCCTCAACAGGATGGAGGTGACCGAGTTCTGGGTCGGCACTGCCCGACCTAGAACCCCCACGGCGATATCTAGCAGCGTCGTTGGCCTGCTGTGCCAGGGCGTCGGGCTCAACACCACCGGAAGCGTGTACAAGCCGGACAATGTATCCCAACCGGAGATATCGGGCAGCCCGGTGGAGAAGGCACTTCTGTCATGGGCCACGGCGGACCTCTCCATGGATGCTGCCGCCTTGAAGAGGAGCTGCAAGGTAGTACATGTGGAGGCTTTCAACTCCGACGAGAAGCCCAGCCCCAGCCGTGCAATAATCAGGGACAAGGCCACACGTTTGTTGGTCGCGCACTGGAAAGGCGGCGCGGAGGTGCTCCTTGCCATGTGCTCCATGTACATGGACACGGATGCAACGGTGCGTGAACTCGGTGTGGAGCAGCGGAACAAGCTTGAGAAGGTGATCCGCGATATGGTGGCAAGCGGCCTCCGGTGCCTCGGCTTTGCTTATAAAAAGGTTGACGACACTGAGCAATCAAAGGTTCATCACCTGGAGGAACTGACATTGTTAGGTATAGTCGGCTTGAAAGACACTTGCCGACCAGAGGTCAATGCCACCATTGAAGATTGCACAAAGGCAAGCATGGCCGTGAAGATGCTCACCGGCGATAACATCCTCATGGCCCTTACTATCGCCAAGGAGTGCGGCATCATTTCGAGCAATGACCCCGACGGAGTCGTCATCGAGGGACACCAGTTCCGGGCCATGTCAGTGACACGACAACTCCAGATGGTGGACAAGATCCGTGTCATGGCGAGTTCCCGGCCCCAAGACAAGCTGTTGCTGGTGAAGCGGCTGAAGCACAAGGGCCACGTGGTGGCCGTGACCGCCGGCGAGGGCATCAATGATGCGGCGGCTCTCAAGGAGGCCGACGTGGTGCTGTGCATGGACGTCCATGGCACCGATGTCTCCACGGACACCATCTTCCTCAACGGCAAGTTCGACGTAGTGGTGAAGGCTACCCGGTGGGGACGCTGTGCCTATCACAACTTCCAGAAGTTCATCCAGTTCCACATCATCGTCAACGCCGTCGCAATCATCGTCAACTTCATGTCGGCGGTCACCATGGGTAACGTTCCACTGACCACCGTGCAAATCATGTGGGTGAACCTGGTGATGGGCGTCATGAGCACGCTGGCGCTATCCACTGACAAGCCCACCGACGCGCTCATGGAATCCCCACCCATTTCCCGCACGACACGGCTCATCAACAATGCCATGTGTTACATCATGGCCGCGCAGGCAATGTTTCAGATCGCCGTGCTGCTGGGGCTCCAATTCCTTGGCAACGATGACCAAGCCAGTGCCACCAtgatcttcaatgtcttcatgctCTTCCAGGTGTTCAACGAGTTCAACATgagggacaacgtccttgccggggTGCTCAAGAATAGGATGTTCCTCCTCATCGTCGCCCTGGCGCTCGTGCTGCAGGTGGTGACGGTGGAGGTGCTCACGAAGTTCGTTGGTACCACGAAGCTCGGCTTGGGGCAATGGGGCGTCTGCCTCGCCATCGCCACCGTGTCGTGGCCCGTTGGTTGGGCCGTCAAGTTCATCCCAGTGCCGGTTCGTAGCAGTTGA